A window from Rhodopirellula bahusiensis encodes these proteins:
- a CDS encoding SecDF P1 head subdomain-containing protein produces MTNQSGLLQDDFESRNTSRNLFRGFVIAAGVFLLVAVITAIAFVFLYQPIVPATQLVYAIQRLDSQSEIVTSSEMVEPLTRRLRHFFGPGMQVNALDEAHVEVILPTQDPMDLAVAKDLLVSAGVLRFLPIADRDQNISLSKRVEQAGDPPSLSRDVLNTDGTIVGRWVTVGFDDTAMLNDRITSLNVDLRSPIVRDSETGEVLSLPNQVLGNDNKIKIAQWMQEQAIRSIDVLTLVEETQAVNGEDLAFAAVTFDERGDPAVAFTFNDAGSKKMEALTITHSPKGNSLTQLGVVLDDQLITPHYSPRTC; encoded by the coding sequence ATGACAAATCAAAGCGGCCTTCTTCAGGACGACTTCGAAAGCAGAAACACATCCAGAAACCTCTTTCGCGGCTTCGTGATCGCGGCTGGCGTGTTCTTGCTGGTCGCCGTGATCACGGCCATCGCGTTTGTGTTTTTATATCAACCAATCGTTCCTGCAACCCAGTTGGTTTACGCCATCCAGCGATTGGATTCGCAATCGGAGATCGTCACGAGCTCTGAAATGGTCGAGCCATTGACCCGGCGGCTCCGTCATTTTTTCGGGCCGGGGATGCAGGTGAACGCTTTGGATGAAGCTCATGTCGAGGTCATCTTGCCGACGCAAGATCCAATGGACCTTGCCGTTGCGAAAGACCTCCTTGTTTCGGCTGGCGTTCTGCGATTCCTTCCGATTGCGGATCGAGATCAAAATATTTCATTGTCCAAACGGGTCGAACAAGCCGGCGACCCGCCATCGCTATCACGTGATGTACTGAATACAGACGGCACCATTGTGGGCAGGTGGGTGACCGTTGGCTTTGATGACACAGCCATGCTCAACGACCGAATCACATCTCTAAATGTAGATCTCAGATCGCCAATCGTTCGCGATTCTGAAACGGGCGAAGTCCTTTCGCTGCCCAATCAGGTCTTGGGGAATGACAACAAAATCAAGATCGCTCAATGGATGCAAGAACAAGCCATTCGATCGATCGACGTACTGACCCTGGTGGAAGAAACCCAAGCCGTCAACGGTGAGGACTTAGCTTTCGCCGCTGTCACTTTTGATGAACGTGGAGACCCAGCAGTCGCGTTCACTTTCAACGACGCGGGAAGCAAAAAGATGGAAGCCCTGACTATCACTCAC
- the arsB gene encoding ACR3 family arsenite efflux transporter, with amino-acid sequence MDETSTCPGQETPTTAGGMGFFERYLTVWVGLCIAGGIALGKIAPGLAQSLDAMAIYSGDAPVVSIPIAICLFFMMFPIMVKIDFGEVVRAGKAMGPVALTIFINWAIKPFTMYAIASFFLGTVFLSMIGPDAIDYVKAPLGADIEVGATYGAGKAVMVDGVKMLEVPLWRSYLAGCILLGIAPCTAMVLVWGFLAKGNDGHTLVMVAINSLMMLVLYGLLGGVLLGVGQLPVPWKALLLSIAIYVALPLATGYFTRRWLIATKGATWFKERFLHYLSPVTTTALLATLVLLFSFKGETIVANPLTILWIAIPLTIQTVLIFALGYGLSKAFGFSYQSAAPTAMIGASNHFEVAIATATMLYGLSSGAALATVVGVLIEVPLMLALVKFCLKTSGWFRDASEEPADNQELAQQ; translated from the coding sequence ATGGACGAGACATCCACTTGCCCCGGACAGGAAACGCCGACAACGGCGGGCGGAATGGGCTTCTTCGAACGCTACCTGACCGTGTGGGTTGGGCTGTGCATTGCCGGTGGAATCGCCCTTGGAAAGATCGCTCCCGGGTTGGCTCAATCGCTTGATGCGATGGCGATCTACTCCGGCGACGCGCCCGTGGTTTCCATTCCAATCGCGATTTGCCTGTTCTTCATGATGTTCCCGATCATGGTCAAAATTGACTTTGGCGAAGTCGTTCGTGCGGGGAAAGCCATGGGCCCCGTAGCGCTCACGATTTTCATCAACTGGGCCATCAAACCCTTCACGATGTACGCCATCGCAAGCTTCTTTTTGGGAACGGTGTTCCTGAGCATGATCGGTCCCGATGCGATCGACTACGTCAAAGCTCCCCTCGGTGCGGACATCGAAGTCGGTGCGACTTATGGCGCCGGCAAAGCCGTGATGGTGGATGGGGTCAAGATGCTAGAGGTGCCGTTGTGGCGAAGCTACTTGGCGGGCTGCATCCTGCTTGGGATCGCTCCGTGCACCGCCATGGTCTTGGTGTGGGGCTTTCTCGCCAAAGGCAACGACGGGCACACGTTGGTCATGGTGGCAATCAATTCGCTGATGATGCTGGTGCTGTACGGATTGCTGGGAGGCGTCTTGTTAGGCGTAGGCCAACTTCCGGTTCCTTGGAAAGCGTTGCTGCTGTCGATCGCGATCTACGTCGCTCTTCCTTTGGCGACCGGATACTTCACACGCAGATGGCTCATTGCAACCAAGGGAGCAACCTGGTTCAAGGAGCGATTCCTTCACTATCTATCACCTGTGACAACAACAGCGTTGCTCGCAACATTGGTTCTCCTGTTCTCCTTCAAAGGCGAAACGATCGTTGCCAACCCGCTGACGATTCTTTGGATCGCGATTCCGCTGACAATCCAAACGGTACTGATCTTCGCGCTCGGTTACGGTTTGTCCAAAGCGTTTGGATTCAGCTACCAAAGTGCCGCCCCCACTGCGATGATCGGTGCATCCAATCACTTCGAAGTTGCGATTGCAACCGCCACGATGCTGTATGGCTTGTCATCGGGAGCCGCCTTGGCCACCGTCGTTGGCGTTTTGATCGAAGTCCCATTGATGCTGGCTTTGGTCAAGTTCTGCTTGAAAACCAGCGGCTGGTTCAGGGACGCGTCCGAGGAACCTGCCGACAACCAAGAACTCGCCCAGCAGTGA
- a CDS encoding ABC transporter permease, translated as MNLKKLVWRELFERKSQMITIFVGILLGITTVIAIKNITYYSEMAVAREMDSLGANVLVLPKSVTLQDYYSADIHNETIPEEYALRLTMSNLAGVDNLSPKLCVPVELEGRSFTLTGILPKSEFQAKAAWGGAGIFSRPIGCGAIDVGTPEPADKKTLVRNRVIDDLATDEALVGADTASMLGIEEGQSLDLMGQKFSVVAVLPETGTVDDSRVFAHLHTVQEMSGKDAVVSCIEIVGCCKEISAGLVDNVNDLLPEAKVVTVTQVVATQQKVNGMMEKLSMIFVAIIVVIGGAGIANFMFANVYERRREIGTLMSLGAESKLILRIFLLKALLLGFAGGVGGFLIGTTLAVTLGPRLANVPVLPMPMLAVWAIGISVGTTLLASYFPARNAARLDPVTSFKEV; from the coding sequence ATGAACCTCAAAAAACTGGTCTGGCGCGAGCTCTTTGAGCGGAAGAGTCAGATGATCACGATCTTCGTTGGGATCCTTTTGGGAATCACGACGGTCATCGCGATCAAGAACATCACCTACTATTCCGAGATGGCGGTGGCCCGCGAAATGGACAGCCTCGGTGCCAACGTGTTGGTGCTGCCCAAGTCCGTGACGCTGCAGGATTACTACTCCGCTGACATTCACAACGAAACGATTCCCGAGGAATACGCGTTGCGTTTGACGATGTCCAACCTAGCGGGCGTCGACAACCTTTCGCCCAAGCTTTGCGTGCCGGTCGAACTGGAAGGCCGCTCGTTCACGTTGACCGGGATCTTGCCCAAGAGTGAGTTCCAAGCCAAAGCGGCTTGGGGCGGCGCAGGCATCTTTTCGCGGCCGATCGGTTGTGGAGCGATCGACGTCGGCACTCCCGAACCGGCAGACAAAAAGACGCTGGTTCGCAACCGAGTCATCGACGACCTGGCAACTGACGAAGCACTCGTTGGCGCCGACACCGCTTCGATGCTCGGAATCGAGGAAGGCCAATCGCTTGACTTGATGGGCCAGAAGTTCTCCGTCGTTGCCGTGCTGCCAGAAACAGGAACAGTCGACGATTCACGCGTCTTTGCTCACCTGCACACCGTGCAGGAGATGTCTGGCAAAGATGCGGTGGTCAGTTGCATCGAGATCGTTGGTTGTTGCAAAGAGATCTCCGCCGGATTGGTCGACAACGTGAACGACCTGTTGCCGGAAGCAAAGGTCGTGACAGTGACTCAGGTTGTCGCCACGCAGCAGAAGGTCAACGGCATGATGGAAAAACTGTCGATGATCTTCGTCGCGATCATTGTGGTGATCGGTGGAGCCGGTATTGCAAACTTCATGTTCGCCAATGTGTACGAGCGTCGCCGCGAAATCGGCACGTTGATGTCGCTGGGAGCGGAGTCAAAACTGATCCTGCGAATTTTCTTGCTCAAGGCATTGTTGCTGGGATTTGCCGGCGGTGTGGGCGGATTCCTGATCGGCACCACACTGGCGGTCACGCTGGGGCCTCGCTTGGCAAACGTGCCCGTGTTGCCAATGCCGATGCTGGCCGTTTGGGCGATTGGAATCTCGGTTGGCACGACGCTGTTGGCCAGTTATTTCCCCGCTCGCAATGCTGCTCGACTCGATCCCGTCACTTCGTTCAAGGAGGTTTGA
- a CDS encoding ABC transporter ATP-binding protein — translation MLSMQNVTKTYEMHRQKVVALDDATLEIPEGDFVSLIGPSGSGKSSLLVMLGGMLSPTSGQVLLNGQSMYDLDADGRARMRKANIGFVFQTFNLIPYLTAQENVQIPLYLSGTGEAEQRDRAAELLERVGLGDRLDHKPNELSVGQQQRVALARMLANDPAVILADEPTGNLDPETSEQVIGYFEEFNREGRTIVMVTHNPEAAERAKRVLKLRNGRIVDDRAALHAA, via the coding sequence ATGTTATCGATGCAAAACGTCACAAAGACCTATGAAATGCACCGTCAAAAAGTGGTCGCACTCGACGACGCGACGCTGGAGATTCCCGAAGGCGATTTTGTTTCACTGATCGGCCCCAGCGGCAGTGGCAAGAGTTCGCTGCTGGTGATGCTGGGCGGGATGTTGTCGCCGACTTCCGGTCAGGTGCTGCTCAACGGTCAATCGATGTACGACTTGGACGCGGACGGCCGAGCGCGAATGCGAAAGGCAAACATCGGATTCGTGTTCCAGACGTTCAACCTGATTCCGTACCTAACGGCCCAGGAGAACGTGCAGATTCCGCTGTACTTGTCCGGCACCGGCGAAGCGGAGCAACGCGATCGCGCGGCGGAGTTGCTCGAACGGGTTGGCTTGGGTGACCGCTTGGATCACAAGCCCAATGAACTGAGCGTTGGTCAACAGCAACGAGTCGCCCTGGCTCGGATGCTGGCCAACGACCCAGCGGTGATTTTGGCCGATGAGCCAACCGGGAATTTGGATCCGGAGACCAGTGAGCAGGTGATTGGCTACTTCGAAGAGTTCAATCGGGAAGGTCGCACGATCGTGATGGTGACGCACAATCCGGAAGCCGCTGAACGAGCCAAACGTGTGCTGAAACTGCGAAACGGCCGAATCGTCGACGACCGGGCAGCCCTGCACGCTGCTTAG
- a CDS encoding ArsR/SmtB family transcription factor — protein sequence MSNVPLAEIGEEINTVFRAFADSTRLRILHLLVEEEICVGNLVEILQLPQPTVSRHLAYLRKASLVDVRKEGLWSHYSLAPAQSCFQEKMYGCLTGCFTEVPELKDDARRAKQLRETGGCCK from the coding sequence ATGTCGAACGTCCCTTTGGCGGAGATCGGTGAGGAGATCAACACGGTCTTTCGTGCGTTCGCGGATAGCACGCGGCTGCGGATTCTGCACTTGTTGGTGGAAGAGGAAATCTGCGTGGGAAATCTTGTTGAGATCCTGCAATTGCCTCAGCCGACAGTCTCTCGGCACTTGGCGTACCTTCGAAAAGCCAGTTTGGTCGACGTCCGCAAGGAAGGCCTGTGGTCGCACTATTCACTCGCGCCAGCTCAGTCTTGCTTTCAAGAGAAGATGTACGGGTGTCTGACGGGGTGTTTCACCGAGGTCCCCGAGCTGAAGGACGATGCGCGTCGCGCAAAGCAACTGCGAGAAACTGGCGGTTGCTGCAAGTAA
- a CDS encoding glycosyl hydrolase family 95 catalytic domain-containing protein → MKEFNDRLLQSGFTFIVRWGRIAVCWLVACQAAMAQPASDNAPQNTIPDIALEEAVDWPDFLGACDWQRDTMPRSWDEAPFTGNGEQGTLVYQVNERTVQFDVGCSAAHDHRPWQEDDLSEKHVEVLNRGRHFIGHLELRLPAEVTGGAARIGLWNAEASGTILSKNGNANWMAITHATQPIIHCELQTEGELADAEFVYVPRSPKSPRAVRAKAERTAAHPDPTSSSTDDGIQLVVQDLVAGGQTAVAWFTQREGNRIRLWLSVQHSFPNANASAQVVDAVRSAIGADYQAWIESHREWWHAYYPKSFLHTGDSFWDSFYWIQQYKLACATRDQGWIIDNQGPWLQPTAWSATWWNLNAQLSHAGGYTANRRGTVSALRQKLEDNREHLTQNVAEPYRHDSSAMGRSSSGWDLVAHVGEPGGRSGMDPKIGAECGNLLWALHNVDLEYRYWSDESIRDRTLYPLLKRAVNYYRHFLKRGDDGMWHLPRTYSPEYRLAEDCTYDLDLLRWGAGRLVEIAGEKQLSDTEEPLLPVWRDLAENLARVQANDTGRAIGRDVWLTGGHRHWSHLMAIYPLRTITPESEAGRALIERSLKHWRSFGRGIAGYSHTASSCMASILGDGDSALEYLEQLRPYLRPNTFYSEIGLPVMETPLHGATAMQEMMLQSHRGTLRIFPAVPSSWSDVSIRNFRGEGGFLVSGQMEESQCRWIMVESTVGGDVDVVPPPGAYQWCKNTDPANVPANQGTLRLRTARADRFLIWPVGEPRPEIGFRQ, encoded by the coding sequence ATGAAAGAATTCAACGATCGTCTTCTCCAATCTGGGTTCACGTTCATCGTCCGATGGGGACGAATCGCAGTTTGTTGGTTGGTGGCCTGCCAAGCAGCGATGGCTCAGCCAGCGAGTGACAACGCACCCCAAAATACGATTCCTGATATTGCTTTGGAGGAAGCGGTCGATTGGCCGGATTTTCTTGGTGCCTGTGATTGGCAGCGTGACACCATGCCTCGCTCTTGGGACGAAGCACCGTTCACGGGAAACGGCGAACAAGGCACGCTGGTGTATCAAGTCAATGAGCGAACGGTTCAGTTTGATGTTGGTTGTTCTGCCGCGCACGATCATCGGCCTTGGCAAGAGGACGACCTTTCTGAAAAGCACGTGGAGGTTCTCAATCGCGGGCGACATTTCATTGGGCACCTGGAGCTTCGCTTGCCGGCCGAGGTAACCGGTGGCGCTGCTCGCATTGGTCTGTGGAACGCGGAAGCCAGCGGGACAATTCTGTCCAAGAACGGAAACGCGAATTGGATGGCGATCACTCATGCGACGCAGCCTATTATTCATTGCGAATTGCAGACGGAAGGGGAGCTGGCCGATGCTGAGTTCGTCTATGTTCCCAGGTCACCCAAAAGTCCGAGGGCGGTCCGGGCGAAGGCCGAACGAACGGCTGCGCACCCCGATCCTACAAGCTCATCGACGGACGATGGGATCCAGTTGGTGGTGCAAGACCTGGTGGCGGGCGGTCAGACCGCCGTCGCCTGGTTCACTCAACGCGAAGGCAACCGGATTCGGTTGTGGTTGAGTGTTCAGCACTCGTTTCCAAACGCAAACGCATCCGCACAAGTGGTCGATGCCGTGAGGTCGGCTATCGGCGCTGATTATCAGGCTTGGATCGAAAGTCACCGCGAATGGTGGCACGCCTACTACCCGAAGAGCTTTCTTCACACGGGCGATTCGTTTTGGGATTCTTTCTATTGGATCCAGCAATACAAGCTGGCCTGCGCCACCCGTGATCAAGGTTGGATCATCGACAACCAGGGGCCGTGGTTGCAACCAACCGCTTGGAGCGCGACATGGTGGAACCTCAACGCCCAGCTTTCTCACGCGGGAGGGTACACCGCCAATCGTCGCGGCACCGTGTCGGCGCTGCGTCAGAAGTTGGAAGACAACCGAGAGCACCTGACTCAGAATGTTGCCGAGCCATACCGTCATGATTCATCAGCGATGGGGCGTTCTTCTTCCGGGTGGGATTTAGTGGCTCATGTGGGAGAGCCAGGTGGACGGTCGGGGATGGATCCGAAAATCGGTGCTGAGTGCGGCAACTTGTTGTGGGCTCTGCACAACGTCGACCTCGAATATCGTTACTGGTCTGACGAATCGATTCGCGACAGAACCCTGTATCCGCTGCTCAAGCGAGCGGTCAACTACTACCGTCACTTTTTGAAACGTGGTGACGATGGCATGTGGCATCTGCCAAGGACATACAGCCCTGAGTACCGGTTGGCGGAGGACTGCACCTACGATTTGGATCTGCTGCGTTGGGGAGCTGGTCGGCTAGTGGAAATCGCTGGAGAGAAGCAGTTGTCGGATACCGAGGAACCCCTGTTGCCGGTTTGGCGAGACCTCGCTGAGAACTTGGCGCGAGTGCAGGCGAATGACACCGGCCGAGCAATTGGCCGCGATGTTTGGTTGACGGGGGGACACCGCCATTGGTCCCATTTGATGGCGATCTATCCCTTGCGGACAATCACTCCGGAATCGGAGGCGGGACGAGCGCTCATTGAGCGAAGTTTGAAGCATTGGCGTTCGTTCGGTCGTGGCATCGCCGGATACTCACACACCGCCAGTTCTTGCATGGCATCGATTTTGGGTGATGGTGATTCCGCATTGGAATACTTGGAACAGCTGCGGCCGTATTTGCGTCCCAACACGTTCTATTCAGAAATTGGTTTGCCGGTGATGGAGACTCCATTGCATGGAGCGACCGCGATGCAAGAAATGATGCTGCAGAGTCACCGAGGAACGCTGAGGATCTTCCCGGCCGTGCCATCCAGTTGGTCCGATGTGTCCATCAGGAATTTTCGCGGCGAGGGTGGTTTTCTCGTCAGCGGACAAATGGAAGAGAGCCAATGTCGCTGGATCATGGTCGAGTCCACGGTCGGAGGGGACGTCGATGTGGTCCCGCCACCGGGGGCTTACCAGTGGTGCAAAAACACGGATCCGGCCAACGTTCCGGCGAACCAAGGAACGCTGAGATTGAGAACTGCCCGAGCCGATCGGTTCCTGATTTGGCCAGTTGGTGAACCGCGGCCTGAAATTGGTTTTAGGCAGTGA
- a CDS encoding DUF1559 domain-containing protein yields MRNASRTNRNGFTLVELLVVIAIIGVLVGLLLPAVQAAREAARRMSCSNNFKQIGLALHNYHSAYNQAPEHQGGTHGTGTNSWSAATGNNRLDLSCLVGLTPFFEQQGLWEQISNPYQVTEGSAGIGNVYAPMGPWPGRPLNSATNGAGGFYAPWMTSLPMLRCPSDPGVGLPGQGRTNYGPSLGDSTDTTWGGYRNRTSGVPTTNSSYQTRVRASQRGFFRNQQKSAFRDMLDGLSNTIAFGEIVTDLGDSDTRTKAVDGAVNLLNIGGNTSCEGYVDPERPQFWLSSAPKVGSDEQTRGMKWAYGSPVSQQVYTMLTPNSPLCINNTNIVSIATSPMGSRHQGGCHVLMGDGAVKFITDSIDAGNADRGQVGAHAQHNDPESVPGSVSPYGLWGALGTRSSKEILDGEF; encoded by the coding sequence ATGCGCAATGCGTCACGAACAAACCGCAACGGTTTCACCTTGGTGGAATTGTTGGTTGTCATCGCCATCATTGGTGTCCTCGTTGGGCTGTTGCTGCCCGCCGTCCAAGCCGCTCGGGAAGCAGCCCGACGAATGAGTTGCAGCAACAACTTCAAGCAAATCGGCTTGGCACTGCACAACTACCACTCGGCTTACAATCAGGCCCCTGAACATCAAGGCGGCACTCACGGTACCGGGACCAACTCCTGGTCGGCCGCAACAGGCAACAACCGATTGGACCTGTCTTGCCTGGTTGGCTTGACCCCGTTTTTCGAACAGCAGGGTTTGTGGGAACAGATCAGCAACCCGTACCAAGTCACAGAGGGCTCCGCAGGCATCGGAAATGTCTATGCACCGATGGGACCGTGGCCCGGTCGCCCACTGAATTCGGCGACCAATGGAGCCGGTGGCTTTTACGCACCTTGGATGACCAGCTTGCCAATGCTGCGTTGCCCCAGTGACCCCGGTGTCGGATTGCCCGGCCAAGGGCGGACGAACTACGGCCCCAGCCTCGGCGATTCGACCGACACAACTTGGGGCGGGTACCGCAACCGGACCTCCGGCGTCCCGACAACGAACTCTTCTTACCAGACTCGCGTTCGTGCTTCCCAGCGAGGCTTCTTTCGCAACCAACAAAAGTCGGCTTTCCGAGACATGCTGGACGGGCTTTCCAACACCATCGCTTTTGGTGAGATCGTGACCGACCTGGGTGACAGCGACACTCGAACCAAGGCTGTTGATGGTGCTGTCAACTTGCTCAACATCGGCGGGAACACATCTTGCGAAGGATACGTGGATCCGGAGCGGCCCCAATTTTGGCTCAGCTCCGCCCCCAAAGTCGGCAGTGACGAACAAACTCGTGGCATGAAGTGGGCCTATGGCAGTCCGGTCAGCCAACAAGTCTATACCATGCTGACGCCCAACTCACCGTTGTGCATCAACAACACCAACATTGTCTCGATTGCGACCAGTCCCATGGGAAGTCGCCACCAAGGTGGATGCCACGTGTTGATGGGCGATGGGGCTGTCAAATTCATCACCGATTCGATCGACGCAGGAAACGCGGATCGAGGACAAGTCGGCGCTCACGCCCAACACAACGACCCAGAATCTGTCCCTGGTTCGGTAAGCCCCTACGGTTTATGGGGTGCACTCGGCACCCGAAGCTCCAAAGAAATCCTTGATGGAGAATTTTAG